ATAGGTTCAACCTCAGGCTCTATAACTGCCACAGTTTTAACCCAAGAAGGCTGTTGAGAAAAAGTCACCCCCTGTGCGCTATAAGCCCCCGTATGCCAATTTTCATCTAAGGCTAAGCGGCTTGATACAGAAGAGATCCCGTTCGCATGAGCGATGGGAAAAAGAGATAAATAGATCAGTGCAGTACACGCCACGGCGTACATGCTAAATGTGGCCACAGCGTAAGCTGCATGATTCCGTAGAAAAGTTAACATCGAGCCAGTCCTTTGTTTCTTATTATTAAGTAGCCTCCATCTATGGAGTTAATTGATATTAAAACATTTTCACAACATTTAATACTTCTGTTCACGCGATTTTAAGAGCAACGAAAGCAACTTTGAGTGGCGGTTAATCGACGCTATTCAGCTTTTAGCGAAGATGTGCTTGATCTAGTTTCAATCAATTATTCCTAGCAACTTAAGCGTTAGGAGTGTGGTAGTATCCACCCCTATTTTACTTTATTTGCATATAAGGCAGTGCGATGAATCCGATTCTTGCGATCTTAAAAGAACACAATATCAGTGACACACAAATCAGTGAGCTGTTCCAGACACTGACTGAAAATCCAATGATGGCGATGGCGACCGTTGGCCAGTTAGGTATTCCCGCAGAAAAGCTGCAGCAGATGATGGGCTTGGTTATGCAAACCCCGACACTAATCAAAGAAGCTGTTACCGAGCTAGGTTTAGATTTTTCTAAAGTTGAAGCAGCCAAAGCCCAGCTACAGCAATAAT
The Shewanella sp. KX20019 DNA segment above includes these coding regions:
- a CDS encoding DUF2999 family protein; translation: MNPILAILKEHNISDTQISELFQTLTENPMMAMATVGQLGIPAEKLQQMMGLVMQTPTLIKEAVTELGLDFSKVEAAKAQLQQ